In a single window of the Bradyrhizobium sp. ORS 285 genome:
- a CDS encoding TonB-dependent siderophore receptor produces MTKCDGRREARARTGISGAIAIASALTAELVCSPSPGHAQASLPPVTVDAPAQKRKPATATGMQQRQARVTQQRRSTPPPPMPTRAERAAAEAVVLNAAKLNYRAMPSATTLRTGASPLNSAQSVNIVPEQVIRDQLPRNIDDALANISGVTQANTLAGTQDAVMRRGFGDNRDGSIMRNGLPLVQGRSLNAAVESVEVLKGPASLMYGIMDPGGIVNTISKRPELYQHGSVTLLGSAYANNRTGADGTLDITGPIGDSGLAYRFIGYGVSEDYWRNFGRHREMLVAPSLAWYGDTTTVQLNYEHREFITPFDRGTAFVNGAPLAIPATRRLDEPFNNMWGQSDLVQASVEQKLNEDWKLNAAYSYNTESFSAYQLRVTSIDPKTGIEGRSNDGTFGSLSRVSYGTSYMQGGFWIGGLRNEVLFGGDAQYRTIYRQDLLRFTVPASTPFNVYNPVYGLLQPGSTVSASDSDQTDKLGQYSLFLQDTLHLTDKLSFVGGVRYMDYEQLAGRGRPFKANTNVAADTVLPLGGAILKLNEQFSLYASYTKSLKPNSTIAPLTGGVVLGSNIAPEQGTSWETGFKFDLDKRLSGTVAVYDIDKQNVLVSQLNGNGVLEYTTAGKVRSRGAEVDVTGKLAEHWGMIGSYGYTDARVTDDPVYRGNRLQNVALNTASLYLVYDFGTALPGQLRVGSGARYVGDRAGDAANSFVLPSYVVADMFASYETRHQNLPVIYQLNVKNLFDNVYYPSANSVLNVAVGDARRVSLSATVKF; encoded by the coding sequence ATGACGAAGTGTGACGGCCGGCGCGAGGCTCGCGCTCGTACCGGCATCAGCGGCGCGATTGCGATTGCGAGTGCGCTGACCGCAGAACTGGTGTGCTCCCCCTCTCCTGGACATGCCCAGGCCTCGCTGCCGCCGGTGACGGTGGATGCGCCGGCGCAAAAGCGCAAGCCCGCGACCGCCACGGGCATGCAGCAGCGCCAGGCTCGCGTCACGCAGCAAAGACGTAGCACGCCCCCACCGCCAATGCCGACCCGCGCGGAACGCGCCGCTGCGGAAGCCGTGGTGCTCAACGCCGCAAAGCTCAACTACCGGGCAATGCCGAGCGCAACCACCCTGCGCACCGGCGCCTCGCCGCTCAACAGCGCGCAATCCGTCAACATCGTGCCCGAGCAGGTGATCAGGGATCAGCTGCCGCGCAACATCGACGATGCGCTCGCCAATATCAGCGGCGTCACCCAGGCCAATACGCTCGCCGGCACACAGGATGCGGTGATGCGCCGCGGCTTCGGCGACAATCGCGACGGCTCGATCATGCGCAACGGCCTGCCGCTGGTGCAGGGCCGCAGCCTCAATGCCGCGGTGGAGAGCGTCGAGGTTCTGAAGGGCCCGGCGTCGCTGATGTACGGCATCATGGATCCCGGCGGCATCGTCAACACCATCAGCAAGCGGCCAGAGCTCTACCAGCACGGCTCGGTGACGCTGCTCGGCTCGGCCTATGCCAACAACAGGACGGGGGCCGACGGCACGCTCGACATCACCGGGCCGATCGGCGATAGCGGCCTCGCCTATCGCTTCATCGGCTACGGCGTCAGCGAGGATTACTGGCGCAATTTCGGCCGCCATCGCGAGATGCTGGTGGCGCCGTCGCTGGCCTGGTACGGCGACACGACCACCGTGCAGCTCAACTACGAGCACCGCGAATTCATCACCCCGTTCGATCGAGGCACCGCCTTCGTCAACGGCGCGCCGCTGGCGATCCCCGCGACGCGGCGGCTCGACGAGCCCTTCAACAACATGTGGGGCCAATCCGACCTGGTGCAGGCCTCGGTCGAGCAGAAGCTCAACGAGGACTGGAAGCTCAATGCGGCCTACAGCTACAACACCGAGAGCTTCAGCGCCTATCAGCTGCGCGTCACGTCGATCGATCCAAAAACCGGCATCGAGGGCCGCAGCAATGACGGCACGTTCGGCTCGCTCAGCCGGGTCAGCTACGGCACGTCCTATATGCAGGGCGGCTTCTGGATCGGCGGCCTGCGCAACGAGGTGTTGTTCGGTGGAGATGCGCAATATCGCACGATCTATCGCCAGGATCTCCTCCGCTTCACTGTGCCTGCCTCGACCCCGTTCAACGTCTACAATCCGGTCTATGGCCTGCTGCAGCCGGGCTCGACGGTCTCGGCCAGCGACAGCGACCAGACCGACAAGCTCGGTCAATATTCGCTGTTCCTGCAGGACACGCTGCACCTCACCGACAAGCTCTCCTTCGTCGGCGGCGTCCGCTACATGGACTATGAGCAGCTCGCCGGCCGCGGCCGGCCGTTCAAGGCCAACACCAACGTCGCCGCCGACACCGTGCTGCCGCTCGGCGGCGCGATTCTCAAGCTCAACGAGCAATTCTCGCTCTACGCGAGCTACACGAAAAGTCTGAAGCCCAATTCGACTATCGCTCCGCTGACCGGCGGCGTCGTGCTCGGCTCCAACATCGCGCCGGAGCAAGGCACCTCCTGGGAGACCGGCTTCAAGTTCGATCTCGACAAGCGGCTGTCCGGCACCGTCGCGGTCTACGACATCGACAAGCAGAACGTGCTGGTGTCGCAGCTCAACGGCAACGGCGTGCTCGAATACACCACCGCCGGCAAGGTGCGCTCGCGTGGCGCCGAGGTCGACGTCACCGGCAAGCTCGCCGAGCATTGGGGCATGATCGGCAGTTACGGCTACACCGACGCCAGGGTCACCGATGACCCGGTCTATCGCGGCAACCGGCTGCAGAACGTCGCACTCAACACCGCCTCGCTCTATCTCGTCTATGATTTCGGCACGGCGCTGCCCGGCCAGCTCAGGGTCGGCAGCGGCGCGCGCTATGTCGGCGACCGCGCCGGCGACGCGGCCAACAGCTTCGTGCTGCCGTCCTACGTCGTGGCCGACATGTTCGCGAGCTACGAGACGAGGCACCAGAACCTGCCGGTGATCTACCAGCTCAACGTCAAGAACCTGTTCGACAACGTCTACTACCCCTCCGCCAACAGCGTGCTGAACGTCGCGGTCGGCGATGCGAGGCGCGTGTCGCTGTCGGCGACGGTGAAGTTCTAG
- a CDS encoding type II toxin-antitoxin system RelE/ParE family toxin, producing the protein MSRRRLRWTRRALNRLDQIGAYIAENNPAAAARVVARIVVGVDSLAEHPAKGRPGRISGTRELVLTDIPYIVAYRVTPGSIEVLTVIHAAQRWPDTL; encoded by the coding sequence ATGAGCCGGCGCCGCCTTCGTTGGACCAGACGGGCGCTCAATCGCCTCGATCAGATCGGCGCGTACATCGCCGAGAACAATCCCGCCGCAGCCGCGCGCGTCGTGGCACGCATCGTTGTTGGCGTCGACTCCCTTGCCGAGCATCCCGCAAAGGGACGGCCAGGGCGCATCAGCGGCACGCGCGAACTCGTGCTCACAGACATTCCATACATTGTCGCCTATCGCGTGACACCCGGAAGCATCGAGGTTCTGACGGTCATACACGCCGCACAGAGATGGCCGGACACACTATAA
- a CDS encoding serine hydrolase — MARLKTGLWLLSALLVAPLFTGAALAEDTGLARFPQPDWSTATPEDEGMDSAALAKLVAMGKAMRFDSLLITRHGKIVLDASYAPYNADEPHIINSSTKAVVSTLIAMLLKDGVLDSLDHPVLDFFKDLKIENVDARKQALTVQHLLNMTSGFDWDEGYDGGAETSLYEMGRSPDWVQYVLDRPMAHAPGETFYYNSGNSHLLSAIVTKLTGKSAEDFAKERLFGPLGITEHPWFKDSKGISAGGFGLALKPRDMAKIGYLYLRRGRWGEQQLLPPGWIEAVNHATVSMNAKFDPGLSYADQFWALPDKHVFMAVGYHCQVIMVLPDRDIVAVMTAREFCPFRKLANTIAATATSDSALPPAPEAAAALAAAVREVGTETQGPVGTVPEIAASISGKTYSFPPGPLGVNNIKLDLTGPEPQVTWDIPSRDRAGATVHLQSPIGLDGLYRKTTPPHPWKPFSYRAMKGSWIDATTFVIDAQFIGQGEERNWRLSFDGDKVTFRTKGRYGKDVAVEGHVAP, encoded by the coding sequence ATGGCGCGTCTCAAGACTGGCCTCTGGTTGCTCTCGGCGCTGCTGGTGGCGCCGCTGTTCACCGGCGCAGCGTTGGCCGAGGACACCGGTCTCGCCCGCTTCCCTCAACCCGACTGGTCGACCGCCACGCCCGAGGACGAAGGGATGGATTCCGCGGCGCTGGCGAAGCTCGTCGCGATGGGCAAGGCGATGCGGTTCGATAGCCTGCTGATCACGCGCCATGGCAAGATCGTGCTCGATGCGTCCTACGCGCCCTACAATGCCGACGAGCCGCACATCATCAATTCGTCGACCAAGGCGGTGGTCTCGACGTTGATCGCGATGCTGCTCAAGGACGGCGTACTCGACAGCCTCGATCATCCGGTGCTCGACTTCTTCAAGGACCTCAAGATCGAGAACGTCGACGCGCGCAAGCAGGCGCTCACGGTGCAGCATCTGCTCAACATGACCTCCGGGTTCGACTGGGACGAAGGCTATGATGGCGGTGCCGAGACATCGCTCTACGAGATGGGCCGAAGCCCGGATTGGGTGCAGTACGTTCTCGACCGTCCCATGGCGCATGCGCCCGGCGAGACGTTCTACTACAACAGCGGCAACTCGCATCTGCTCTCGGCGATCGTCACCAAGCTCACCGGCAAGAGCGCGGAGGATTTTGCCAAGGAGAGGCTGTTCGGGCCGCTGGGGATCACCGAGCACCCCTGGTTCAAGGATTCCAAGGGAATTTCCGCCGGGGGCTTCGGGCTGGCGCTGAAGCCGCGCGACATGGCCAAGATCGGCTACCTCTATCTGCGGCGCGGCCGCTGGGGCGAGCAGCAATTGCTGCCGCCCGGCTGGATCGAGGCCGTCAACCACGCCACCGTCAGCATGAATGCGAAGTTCGATCCGGGGCTCTCCTACGCCGATCAGTTCTGGGCTCTGCCAGATAAGCACGTGTTCATGGCGGTGGGCTATCACTGCCAGGTCATCATGGTGCTGCCCGACCGTGACATCGTGGCGGTGATGACTGCCCGCGAGTTCTGTCCATTCCGGAAACTCGCCAACACCATCGCGGCGACTGCAACGTCCGACAGCGCCCTGCCGCCGGCGCCCGAGGCTGCGGCCGCGCTGGCTGCTGCCGTCCGCGAGGTCGGAACGGAAACGCAAGGCCCGGTCGGAACCGTGCCGGAGATCGCGGCGTCCATCTCGGGCAAGACCTACAGCTTCCCGCCCGGCCCGCTCGGCGTCAACAACATCAAGCTGGACCTCACCGGACCCGAGCCGCAGGTCACCTGGGACATCCCGTCGCGGGACCGCGCCGGGGCCACGGTGCACCTGCAGAGCCCGATCGGCCTCGACGGCCTCTATCGCAAAACCACGCCGCCGCATCCCTGGAAGCCCTTCAGCTACCGGGCCATGAAGGGCAGCTGGATCGACGCCACGACCTTCGTGATCGACGCGCAGTTCATCGGCCAAGGCGAGGAGCGCAACTGGCGGCTCAGCTTCGATGGCGACAAGGTGACGTTCCGAACCAAGGGCCGCTACGGCAAGGACGTCGCCGTCGAGGGTCATGTAGCGCCGTGA
- a CDS encoding sensor histidine kinase, whose translation MSGLLVRLGLRFEDCVEERRFVDRYVHGSTGWTQIAMLLGAFTFAGYTLWDWVLYPEIVPTTLRIRGGTALFVLLPLTALLSTPARRWAEPIHLAYCVIPGCVLPTIYWVLPSGFTYSAAGMIIVILFVSTMLPLRVGSYAIFCAASWSALAVAESLATEPLPPGLRFIDHSLVGNACLLSLYAVGAREYQARKQFRTAEALQREKERSETSLRDLHATQAHLVQAEKLASLGQLVAGVGHEVSTPLGLALTTSTAMEDDVEAIARMLGGGPVRRSDLARGVARLQHGLTLTTQSLHRASEMVHSFKQVAVDQADEALHTFELQGWMMDHLAKLRPLLARQGLTVALSCPEGIAITSYPGALGQVISILAFNAATHAYPGDLSGVFAVEVTLPGDDSLRIVCADQGVGMSAQVRERVFDPFFTTRREKGNAGLGLHIAFNLVASTLGGRIELDSAPQQGTRIALDIPLIAPGKPAELELAAAQ comes from the coding sequence ATGTCGGGATTGCTGGTGCGGTTGGGGCTGCGTTTCGAGGACTGCGTGGAGGAGCGGCGTTTCGTGGACCGTTACGTCCACGGCAGCACCGGCTGGACGCAGATCGCGATGCTGCTCGGCGCCTTCACTTTTGCCGGCTACACGCTGTGGGACTGGGTGCTGTATCCCGAGATCGTGCCGACGACGCTCAGGATTCGCGGCGGCACCGCGTTGTTCGTGCTGCTGCCGCTGACGGCGCTGCTGTCGACCCCGGCGCGCAGATGGGCGGAGCCGATTCACCTGGCCTATTGCGTCATTCCCGGCTGCGTGCTGCCGACGATCTACTGGGTGCTTCCCTCCGGCTTCACCTACTCCGCGGCGGGCATGATCATCGTCATCCTGTTCGTCTCGACGATGCTGCCGCTGCGCGTCGGCTCCTATGCGATCTTCTGCGCGGCGAGCTGGAGCGCGCTGGCGGTCGCCGAGAGTCTTGCGACGGAGCCGCTGCCGCCGGGACTGCGCTTCATCGATCATTCGCTGGTCGGCAATGCCTGCCTGCTCTCCCTCTACGCCGTCGGCGCGCGGGAGTATCAGGCGCGCAAGCAGTTCCGCACCGCCGAGGCGCTGCAGCGGGAGAAGGAGCGTTCCGAGACCTCGCTGCGCGACCTGCATGCCACGCAGGCCCACCTCGTGCAGGCCGAGAAGCTGGCCTCGCTCGGCCAGCTCGTCGCCGGCGTCGGTCATGAGGTCTCGACGCCGCTCGGGCTGGCGCTGACGACATCGACCGCGATGGAGGACGACGTCGAGGCGATCGCACGCATGCTTGGCGGCGGTCCGGTGCGGCGCTCGGATCTGGCGCGCGGCGTCGCACGGCTGCAGCACGGGCTGACCCTGACGACGCAGAGCCTGCACCGCGCATCCGAGATGGTGCACAGCTTCAAGCAGGTCGCCGTCGACCAGGCCGACGAGGCGCTGCACACGTTCGAGCTGCAGGGCTGGATGATGGATCACCTCGCCAAGCTGCGCCCGCTGCTAGCGCGGCAAGGCCTCACTGTCGCGCTCTCCTGTCCGGAGGGCATCGCGATCACCAGCTATCCGGGCGCACTCGGACAGGTCATCAGCATCCTCGCCTTCAATGCGGCGACGCACGCTTATCCGGGGGATCTCAGCGGCGTCTTCGCCGTCGAGGTCACGCTGCCCGGCGACGACTCCTTGCGCATCGTCTGCGCCGATCAGGGCGTGGGCATGAGCGCGCAGGTGCGCGAGCGGGTATTCGATCCGTTCTTCACCACACGCCGCGAGAAGGGCAATGCCGGCCTCGGCCTGCACATCGCTTTCAACCTCGTGGCGTCCACGCTCGGCGGCCGCATCGAGCTGGACAGCGCGCCGCAGCAGGGCACACGTATCGCGCTCGACATTCCGCTGATCGCACCCGGCAAGCCAGCGGAGCTGGAGCTCGCCGCGGCGCAGTAG
- a CDS encoding TRAP transporter substrate-binding protein, translating into MQQLKFRHLIATAASLAVLALAGPALAADPIVIKFSHVVASNTPKGLAADKFKELAEKYTDGKVKVEVYPNSQLYKDKEELEALQLGAVQMLAPSNSKFGPIGIKEFEVFDLPYILPDLATLRKVTDGPLGAKLLKLLEPKGMIGLAYWDNGFKQMSANKKLVDPADYKGLKFRIQSSKVLDAQFRTLGAIPQVMAFSEVYQALQTGVVDGQENTPSNIYTQKMHEVQKYITLTNHGYIGYVVVVNKKFWDGLPPDIRAACDKAMKEATAYGNNQSAKENDDALEEIRKSGKSELVKLTPAQDEAMRKAMMPVYKDVAGRVGQPLIDEFLKETRGTTN; encoded by the coding sequence TTGCAGCAGCTCAAGTTCCGTCATCTGATCGCCACCGCCGCCTCGCTCGCGGTGCTCGCGCTGGCCGGCCCGGCCCTGGCGGCCGATCCGATCGTGATCAAGTTCAGCCACGTCGTGGCCTCGAACACGCCGAAGGGCCTCGCCGCCGACAAGTTCAAGGAACTGGCCGAGAAGTACACCGACGGCAAGGTCAAGGTCGAAGTCTACCCGAACTCGCAGCTCTACAAGGACAAGGAAGAGCTCGAGGCGTTGCAGCTCGGCGCCGTGCAGATGCTGGCGCCGTCGAACTCCAAGTTCGGCCCGATCGGCATCAAGGAATTCGAGGTGTTCGATCTGCCCTACATCCTGCCGGATCTTGCCACCTTGCGGAAGGTCACGGATGGCCCGCTCGGCGCCAAGCTGTTGAAGCTGCTCGAGCCGAAGGGAATGATCGGCTTGGCCTACTGGGACAACGGCTTCAAGCAGATGAGCGCCAACAAGAAGCTCGTCGATCCCGCCGACTACAAGGGCCTCAAGTTCCGCATCCAGTCGTCGAAGGTGCTCGATGCGCAATTCCGCACGCTCGGCGCCATCCCGCAGGTGATGGCGTTCTCCGAAGTCTACCAGGCGCTGCAGACCGGCGTCGTCGACGGCCAGGAGAACACGCCCTCCAACATCTATACGCAGAAAATGCACGAGGTGCAGAAGTACATCACGCTCACCAACCACGGCTACATCGGCTATGTCGTGGTCGTGAACAAGAAGTTCTGGGACGGCCTGCCGCCCGACATCCGGGCTGCCTGCGACAAGGCGATGAAGGAAGCCACCGCCTATGGCAACAACCAGTCGGCCAAGGAGAACGACGACGCGCTGGAGGAGATCCGCAAGTCCGGCAAGTCCGAGCTCGTGAAGCTGACGCCCGCGCAGGACGAGGCGATGCGCAAGGCGATGATGCCGGTCTACAAGGACGTCGCGGGCCGCGTCGGTCAGCCCTTGATCGACGAGTTCCTGAAGGAGACGCGTGGCACGACGAACTGA
- a CDS encoding CopG family ribbon-helix-helix protein, with amino-acid sequence MTAFTVHVSEATAAKLDELAEKLDRPPSEVVARAIEDFVEREAWQLAEIEAGLAEADRGDFASTAELTQVIAKYVKPASQG; translated from the coding sequence ATGACCGCCTTCACTGTCCACGTGTCGGAAGCGACGGCCGCGAAACTGGATGAGCTAGCGGAGAAACTCGACCGCCCCCCCTCCGAAGTTGTTGCGCGAGCGATCGAGGATTTCGTCGAGCGGGAAGCCTGGCAGCTTGCTGAGATTGAGGCGGGGCTAGCCGAAGCGGACCGCGGAGACTTCGCCAGCACCGCAGAATTGACACAGGTGATCGCCAAGTACGTTAAGCCTGCCAGTCAGGGATGA
- a CDS encoding alpha/beta fold hydrolase, whose product MSNHIFLHGVPDTPAIWGPLIAALGETVALPCLPGFCGEAPAGFACTKDAYADWLVALMEAQHAAFGPLDLVGHDWGALLVLRAASLRPELVRSWAVAGGALDPDYRGHRIARIWNTPVLGEIFMAVSSQAAMARMFRQSGLPPELAAHEAAAWQAPMRRAILELYRSADGLRFGGDWIARLTQLPQRGLVISGTRDPFVTLATLSRFAQAHGARLHVEQDAGHWSIVERPQSIAAALRAHWAG is encoded by the coding sequence ATGTCCAACCACATCTTCCTCCACGGCGTCCCCGATACACCCGCGATCTGGGGACCGCTGATCGCTGCGCTCGGCGAGACCGTCGCCCTGCCCTGCCTGCCCGGCTTCTGCGGCGAGGCGCCTGCCGGCTTCGCCTGCACCAAAGACGCCTACGCCGACTGGCTGGTCGCGCTGATGGAGGCACAGCATGCCGCGTTCGGGCCGCTCGATCTGGTCGGGCATGATTGGGGGGCGCTGCTGGTGCTGCGGGCGGCCTCGCTGCGGCCGGAGTTGGTGCGGTCCTGGGCTGTTGCCGGCGGCGCGCTCGATCCGGACTATCGCGGTCATCGCATTGCGCGGATCTGGAACACGCCTGTGCTTGGCGAGATCTTCATGGCGGTGTCTTCGCAAGCTGCGATGGCGCGCATGTTCCGGCAGAGCGGGCTGCCGCCGGAGCTGGCTGCGCACGAAGCTGCGGCGTGGCAGGCACCGATGCGGCGGGCGATCCTCGAGCTGTATCGCTCCGCCGACGGGCTTCGCTTCGGCGGTGACTGGATCGCGCGTCTCACGCAGTTGCCGCAACGTGGCCTTGTCATCTCCGGCACGCGGGATCCGTTCGTGACGCTCGCCACCCTCAGCCGCTTCGCGCAAGCGCATGGCGCGCGACTGCATGTCGAGCAGGATGCCGGTCATTGGAGCATCGTCGAGCGGCCGCAGAGCATCGCGGCAGCGCTGCGGGCGCATTGGGCGGGGTGA
- a CDS encoding TRAP transporter small permease yields the protein MSLLLRILDRLEEILIAFLIAAATSIIFVAVLHRYLVGIPLLYPILFPIDLSWAQELCIYMFVWMAKFGAAYGVRTGIHVGVDVLVNMLRPSLRKVTILFGLLCGALFTAIIGTMGAKFVYGLSQTDQVTPDMELPSWLVYLCIPLGSYLMCFRFLQVAWHYLRHDELPHHDHAYVEGVDAAGVEAMR from the coding sequence TTGAGCTTGCTGTTGCGCATCCTCGATCGACTCGAGGAAATCCTGATCGCATTCCTGATCGCGGCGGCGACCTCGATCATCTTCGTGGCCGTGCTGCACCGTTATCTGGTCGGCATCCCCTTGCTCTATCCGATCCTGTTCCCGATCGACCTGTCCTGGGCGCAGGAGCTGTGCATCTACATGTTCGTGTGGATGGCGAAGTTCGGCGCCGCCTATGGCGTGCGCACCGGCATCCATGTCGGGGTCGACGTCCTGGTCAATATGCTCCGGCCGTCGCTGCGCAAGGTGACGATCCTGTTCGGCCTGCTGTGCGGGGCGCTGTTCACCGCCATCATCGGCACGATGGGCGCCAAGTTCGTCTACGGCCTGTCGCAGACCGACCAGGTGACGCCCGACATGGAGCTGCCGAGCTGGCTGGTCTATCTCTGCATCCCGCTCGGCTCCTATCTGATGTGCTTCCGCTTCCTGCAGGTCGCCTGGCACTATCTCCGCCACGACGAGCTGCCGCATCATGACCACGCCTATGTCGAGGGCGTCGATGCCGCGGGCGTGGAGGCCATGCGATGA
- a CDS encoding 2-isopropylmalate synthase: MSNPVQSDKDRVVIFDTTLRDGEQCPGATMTFEEKLNIAAMLDDMGVDIIEAGFPIASDGDFEAVNEIAKRSKNAVICGLSRAGAKDIDRCAEAIRPAKRGRIHTFLSTSPVHMKYKLQMDPQQVYELVVSSVTRARNHTDDVEWSSEDGTRTEFDFLCRCVEAAIKAGATTINIPDTVGYAVPEEYYDLFKRVRETVPNSDKAVFSVHCHNDLGMAVANSMAGVRAGARQIECTINGIGERAGNAALEEVVMAMRVRNDKLPFWNKIDTTQLTHASKVVSAATSFPVQYNKAIVGRNAFAHESGIHQDGMLKNAQTYEIMLPETVGVKQTSLVMGKHSGRHAFIHKLEEMGHKLSSNQVEDAFVRFKALADRKKQIYDEDIEALIDEGMVSAHDRIKLLSLSVIAGTRGPQRATMKLDIDGVTKIEESEGNGPVDAVFNCIKSLVPHEAKLELYQVHAVTEGTDAQAEVSVRLSQDGRSMTARAADPDTLVASAKAYLGALNKLVMKRQRDVAQGAGASAAAG, translated from the coding sequence ATGTCCAATCCCGTTCAGTCCGACAAGGACCGCGTCGTCATTTTCGACACCACCCTGCGTGACGGCGAGCAGTGCCCCGGCGCCACCATGACGTTCGAGGAGAAGCTCAACATCGCGGCCATGTTGGACGACATGGGCGTCGACATCATCGAGGCCGGCTTTCCGATCGCGTCTGACGGCGACTTCGAGGCCGTCAACGAGATCGCCAAGCGGTCGAAGAACGCGGTGATCTGCGGCCTGTCGCGCGCCGGCGCCAAGGACATCGATCGCTGCGCCGAGGCGATCCGCCCGGCCAAGCGCGGCCGCATCCACACCTTCCTGTCCACCTCGCCGGTGCACATGAAGTACAAGCTGCAGATGGATCCGCAGCAGGTCTACGAGCTGGTCGTCTCCTCGGTGACGCGCGCGCGCAACCACACCGATGACGTCGAGTGGTCGTCGGAGGACGGCACCCGCACCGAGTTCGACTTTCTGTGCCGCTGCGTCGAGGCCGCGATCAAGGCCGGCGCCACCACCATCAACATTCCGGACACCGTCGGCTATGCCGTGCCGGAGGAGTATTACGACCTGTTCAAGCGCGTCCGCGAGACGGTGCCGAACTCCGACAAGGCGGTGTTCTCCGTCCACTGCCACAACGATCTGGGCATGGCGGTCGCCAACTCGATGGCCGGCGTGCGCGCCGGTGCCCGTCAGATCGAATGCACCATCAACGGCATCGGCGAGCGCGCCGGCAACGCGGCGCTGGAAGAGGTCGTGATGGCGATGCGCGTGCGCAACGACAAGCTGCCGTTCTGGAACAAGATCGACACCACGCAGCTGACCCACGCCTCGAAGGTGGTGTCGGCGGCGACCTCGTTCCCGGTGCAGTACAACAAGGCCATCGTCGGCCGTAACGCCTTCGCGCATGAGAGCGGCATCCACCAGGACGGTATGCTGAAGAACGCGCAGACCTACGAGATCATGCTGCCGGAGACGGTCGGCGTGAAGCAGACCTCGCTGGTGATGGGCAAGCATTCCGGCCGCCACGCCTTCATCCACAAGCTGGAGGAGATGGGCCACAAGCTGTCGAGCAACCAGGTCGAGGACGCCTTCGTCCGCTTCAAGGCCTTGGCCGATCGCAAGAAGCAGATCTATGACGAGGACATCGAGGCGCTGATCGACGAGGGCATGGTGAGCGCCCATGACCGCATCAAGCTGCTGTCGTTGAGCGTGATCGCCGGCACCCGCGGCCCGCAGCGCGCCACCATGAAGCTCGACATCGATGGTGTGACGAAGATCGAGGAGAGCGAGGGCAACGGTCCGGTCGATGCCGTCTTCAACTGCATCAAGTCGCTGGTGCCGCACGAGGCCAAGCTGGAGCTGTACCAGGTCCACGCCGTCACGGAAGGCACCGACGCGCAGGCTGAGGTCTCGGTGCGGCTGTCGCAGGACGGCCGCTCGATGACGGCGCGTGCGGCGGATCCCGACACGCTGGTGGCGTCCGCGAAGGCCTATCTCGGCGCGCTGAACAAGCTGGTGATGAAGCGCCAGCGCGATGTCGCGCAGGGCGCCGGCGCGTCGGCGGCGGCGGGCTAA